The window GCCTCGAAACGGCTCAAGTCGGTTCGTTTCAACAGGTTGCTGCGTCCCTCGATGGCCTCGCGGGGGAAAACCGGGAATTGCCTCAGATCTTCGAGGAATTTTCTCAGTGGACGGAGCAGGGCGACGGTGACGGCGACGCCCGCAAGGGCCGCGAAGAGTATGACGGCGAAGCCCCCCCAGATCCAGTAGCCTCCCGTCACCTGCCCGGCCACCAGAAAGGCCATAAGCGCCAGTCCGGCAAAAATGAAAGGGACCAGGATGAAGAGACTCACGTGGAAGGGCAGAAAGCCCCCGGGGGAGAACTGCCTATCGTGCTCTTTCCGGGTCGTCCCGTTTTTGAAGATGTGCTCGTTCACGGCGAACCCTCCCGCTATCTGCGGACAACGATCATTGCAAAACTATCGGTCGTGCCATTTCGGGCGTTCTTTGCCGTCATTTCGACCGCCCGTCAGGTAAAGCGCCCGGCCGCCTTTTCGGCCACTCCTTGCCGTCATTTCAGCCACTCCTTACCGGCTTTACGGCGTCCATCCTCGTCTTTACGACCGCCCCCTTCTGTCATTTCGACCGCTCTCCTCGTCTTTTCGACCGCCCCCCTTCTGTCATTTCGACCGGAGGGAACCGGAGGGAGAAATCTTTCAAAGAGAAACGACGGAACAATGAAAAAGAAAGATTTCTCGTCGCTTCGCTTCTCGAAATGACGGGGTTTATTCCGCTTCTCGAAATGACGGACCTTATTTCACTCCTCGAAATGACGGGGCTGGGCGCTCCCCGAAATGATATCGTTCAGGGATCGTGAGCCCCTTTGAGCCCCCATCCGCGCGGCCCTGTCTCGCACTTCGGCCCCGAAATGGACACCGTTCAGGGATCGCGGGCCTCTCTGCTTGAATCGACTCTACGGCAGGTAAAGGGCATGACCCTCGAAGCCTTCGCCGTTCAGGGATCGTGGCCTCTCTGCTTGAATCGACCGCGGGATCGCTTATCGCACCATCTTGGTCAGGTCCCACATGGGAAGGAATATGGCCAGGGCGAAAAAACCTACGACGACCGCGAGGCTGACTACGAGAATCGGCCCCACGGCCTGGGAGAGTTTCGACGCGGCGTAGGCCACCTCGTCGTCATAGTGCATCGACACCTGTTGCAGCATGTCGTCCAGGGCGCCTGTTTCTTCCCCCACAGCCACCATGTCCACCACCATGGGGGTAAAGTACTTCGCCGACCGCAGGGGGCTCGATATGCCCCTTCCTTCCCCGAGGAGCGACCTGATTCTTCTGAACTCCCGGGCAATCGCCTCGTTTCCGATGGTTCCCACAAGAATGTCCATGGAAACCAGCACGGGGATGCCGCTGGCCTGGAGAATGGAAAAAATGCTGGCGAACCGGGACATGGCCGCTTTCTGGAAGAGGGTCCCCAGAATGGGGATCTTCAGCAACAGCGAGTCCCTGATATATTTCCCGGCGGGAGTATTCACATACCACCGGTACCCGGCGATGCCGCCCACCAGGACTATGAGAACCGCATACCAGAACTTCTTGAGAAAACCGTAGAGTCCCAGTGCCAGTTTCGTTGGCAGGGGAAGATCGAGGCCCGCGGAAGCAAAGACACCGATGAAGGTGGGCATGACGAAGGTGAGAAGAACCGTGAAGGCGATGGCGAGGGCTACCAAGACGATTTTCGGATACAGCAGTGCCCCGCTGATATCGGATTTCACCTTGTACTCGTGCTCCAGGATATAGACAAGCCGCTGCAGGACATCCGGCAGGGTTCCGCTCTGTTCGCCGGCATTCACCATGTTTACGTACAGGGGCGACAGAACCTTCTCATGACGACGAAAGGCCTCCGTCAGGGAATTGCCGGCCCTGATGTCCGTACTGATCTGGGCAAGCACGTTCCTCAGGCGCGGGTTCTGAGTCTGGTTCTGAAGAATGTCAATGAGCTGGACGATGGACAGTCCCGAGACCAGCATGGTCCGGAACTGCTTGGTCATGAGGATGATCTCCTCTTCCTTGACGCCGCCGAGCCGGAGCTTGATCTCGTGAAGCACCGAGCCGCTCCTCCGGGGCTTGTCCTCTTCAACCTTCGTCGGTATGAGGCCCTGGTTGCTCAGCAGCATCCCGGCGGTTCCCGCCGAGTCGGCGTCGATGACTCCGGAGACCTGTGTCCCGGCCTGGTTAATGGCCTTATAGGCGAACTTCGGCATGTATCATCCCCTCTGTGTATCACTCCCCGCGACACGGCGCGTCGTTGCAGGCGCGCCGTTGTCCCGCTGTGCCTTCTTCAGGCGCTACCATCCACGTTCATAACCTTCGAGGCGGCCTCTTCCAGGGTCGTGATGCCCCGGGCCACCTTTTCAGCAGCGTCTTCCCTGAGCATCCGCAGTGTCCCCGCCTCCACGGCGGCGCGGTTGATCTCATGGGCGGTGGCCCCTCTCAATATCAGCGCCTGAATGTCTTCGTCCACCATGAGCACCTCGAACACCCCCGTCCTGCCGCGGTAGCCCGTGAACATGCAGCGCGGACACCCGACCGCCTGAAGGAAACGCGGATTTTCATATTTATCCATTCCCCAGGCCTCTATTATTTTCCTGTCGGGCTGGTAGGGCTCGGCACAGTGGGAACAGACCGTTCTCAGCAGGCGCTGGGCGAAAGAAACCAGAAGAACCGACGAAACGAGGAAGGGCTCTATGCCCATGTCGATAAGGCGGGTCACGGCCCCCGCCGCGTCGTTGGTGTGAACGGTACTCAAAACCCGGTGGCCCGTCAGGGCCGACTGGGTGGCAATCCCCGCCGTTTCGCCGTCTCTGATCTCACCCACCATGACCACGTCGGGGTCCTGTCTGAGAATCGACCGGAGACCGCTGGCAAAGGTCATGCCCGCCCTGCGGTTCAACTGCACCTGCCTGATACCCGCTATACGGTATTCAACGGGATCTTCCAGGGTTATGATGTTGATATCCGGGGAATTCAAGAGTTTGAGGATCGCGAAGAGACTCGTGCTTTTACCGCTTCCCGTGGGCCCCGTGCTGAGAATCAGCCCGTAGGGCTTCCGGCTCGCGACTTCGATCTTTTCCCGGTCCGCGGCGGACATGCCGAGCCGGTCAAGGGTGTACACTTCGGCACTCATGTCAAGAAGCCGGAGGACCAGGTTTTCGCCGTAAACCGTCGGTATCACCGAGGCACGGATATTGATGTCCTTGTTCTCCATCTTCACGGTAAACCGTCCGTCCTGGGGTACCCGGGAAACAGCGATATCCATGCGTGACAGGATCTTCAGGCGGGATATGATGGGAAGCACCATCGTCTTGGGCGGCGCCGGCATCTCCACCAGATTGCCGTCGATGCGGAACCGCAGGGAGACCGACTTTTCCTCGGGGCTTATGTGAATGTCACTCGCCTTCTCCCGGACAGCCTGGGCAAGGATGGAATTGACCAGTCGTATAACCGGCGCTTCTTCGGCCATGTCCTGCAGTGAACTGACCCTCAGGTCTTCCACGGACTCTTCCTCGGCCTGAACGTCGACCTTCACATCACCCAGGTTTTCCATGAGTTCCACCAGTTCCGTCCTGGAACCGTAGGTGATATCCATGAGCTGGTCCAGCTCGCGGACGGAGCAGACGACGGCTTCAACCTCCAGCTTGGTCAGTTCCTCCACGGCGTCGACACTGGTCATATCCATGGGATCCGTCATGGCCAGGGTAAGCAGATTGGGCCGCTTCCGTACCGGAACAATCCGGTATTTGTAGGCTATATCAAGGGGAACCAGATCGGCCATCTTCTTGTCGGGAGGATACTCTGTCTCGCTGTACCTGGGAATCCTCAACTGGGCACTCACCTGGTCTATGATCTGGTTTTCCATGAGTATCCCGTGTTTTATGAGATATTCCCCCAGCTTCAGCCGCTCCCGTTTCTGGCCCGCCAGGGCCTTCTGAAGCTGGTCGTCACTGATGAGACCCGCGTCAACGAGCATTTCACCCAGTTTCTTCCGTACTCTCACCTTTGATCCTCCTGGAGGTTTCCGTTGGTGCGGCGCTCACGCCGCCGTCATCACAGGTCCCCGAAAAAAAGCGTCTCCGGGGGCCAGCCGGCGAAAACTTCGGCGGACGCGGCCATGTCGGCGGGCAGCCTCTCACGGGCGAACCGCGCCGATGCCTCGTCCGGAAAACTGTTTCTCATGACAACCGAAAAGCGAAGACCATCCTCCCCGGTCCAGTAGGAAACCATGCGCAGAGTTCCCTCCCGCCACTGGTATGCCCTGAAGCGGCGGTTCATCTCTTCCAGGTCGTCTCCGTCGGCAATACGTACCCAGTAGCGGTACCGGTACGCCTCGGGGCGGACGGCCGGAATGGCCGGAATGGCGACCAGGTCACCGGCCAGGACAAAGTCGGGGTCGTTGATCCTCGGGTTCACGGCAACCAGGGCGCCCAGGAGCGCCTCATCGCAGTAACCGTACACTTCCCGCATTGCCCGGCCGAGAAACTGGTTCCTCGCGATCCGGATATGGCCCAGAATAGCCGGCGCCCTGCTTTCACCGCCGCCATTTCCACCGAGGGCCGCCGTCCTTTTCGGTGGTGCCTCGTCGATTACGGACAGCGACGCGACGGTCACGGGCTCCTCCGGACGTTCCGCCTGTATCCCGACCGGCTCTTCAGCGATGATCGTTTCTTCCGGAGCCGCCGCCGGAACCTGCTCCGCTCCAGCCGGATCCTCCTCGGAGACCTCTCCGGGTTCCGGGACCCCGTTGCCGGAGTCGGCGACCACAGTCACCGCGGGCGCCGGGACCGACGGCGATCCCCCGGCCGAAACCGCCGGCCGCTCCTTTTCTGCCGGTGTCGTCCAGGCGGCGACGGAAATCAGACCGTACTGAAAACTGAACAGCACGACGGCCGCACCGGCCAGAAGAATCCCGGCAACAACGGCGCCCCGGGCCCAGGTGAACACCGGTCCGGGCCTGTCGCCCCCCGCTCTGCGTATCACCGACTTCACCAGGGACCTGTCGGCCCTGTTTTTGCCGTGTATGATCAGGGCCAGGAGAACCTGGTGGCAGAGCCGGACGATTTTCCGCGGATAGCCCCTGGTCTCCCGGTACACGGCCCGCATGGCCCCCTTCGTGAATTCTATGGGGACCTCCCTGCCCCGCTCCGTGGCCTGCCGCACCCTGAAACGGACCATGGCCTCGGTATCGCTGAAACTGAGCGGGCCCAGGCTGTAGAGCAGGTTGATCCGGTCGGTGAAACCGGGATTCCGGTCAAGACTCTGCCGAAACTCCTCCTGAGCGAAAATGGCGATCTGCAGCAGCTTGAACTCGTTGGTCTCGTAGTTCAGAAGCTCCCGCAGGCTCTCCAGGGCAAAATCAGGGATTTTCTGGCCCTCATCGATGATGAGGACGATGAGCCTCTGTTCCTCGACGGCCTGCTGAAAGAGAAAATTCTTTATCCTCTCCCGCATCCGCCAGGCGCCGGCCTCTTCCGCGTCGTCCGTTTCGAGGCCGAAGAGCCCCGCCACGAACGTGAGGAACTCCATCCCGGTGCTGAAGTGGGGATCGAGAAGCAGGTACGTCCTGACCGCCGGGTCCCCCGATAATTTTCGAATGAGCTGACGCGACAGGGTGGTTTTACCTGCCCCCACCTGCCCGATGACCACGTTCAGCCCCCTGCGGAGTCGCAGGGCCACCTCGAGCTTCTGGAGACAGTCCACATGGTGCCGGGATTCGTAGAAAAAATCCGGCTCCGGCGAATTTGAGAATGGCTCCCGGACAAGATTCAGGATGCGGTAGTATTCCATGGCTCTCGATTCTCTCGGGCCCGCCCACCCCCTCTGAATCCTATCCCCTTTCTTCCGCTTCGAATCCGGCGTTTCGGGTTTTGAGAATGCGGGGCGTGATGAAGATCAGCACTTCTTCCATCTGACGGCTTCGGCCCTGGCTTTTGAAAAGCCATCCCAGGCCGGGAATGGTGCTCAGGGCAGGAACACCGGAATCCAACCGGCGGTTCTGCTGCTTGCTCAGACCGGAGATCACGATGGTCTCCCCGTCGTTTACGATCAGAGACGTGTCGGTCTGCTTCTTTATGATCACGGGGTTGCCGTCCACAGTCCTGGTGAAATCCACCTCGTCCTTCTTGATGACGATCTTCAGTTTGAGCGTGTCGTCGTCGATGACGTTCGGCGTGATTTCCAGACGCAGGACCGCTTCCTCGAACCGCACGGTCCGGTCGTTATCCTCGATGGTGACGAAGGGTATCTTCTCGCCGTTTTCCGTGAAGGCCATCTGGTTGTCCAGGGTGGTGATGGAAGGCCTGGACAGGATGTTCAGCTGTCCCGCCTTCTGCAGTGCCTGGAGCTGCAGTTCCAGGATGCTGCCGCCCAAAATACCGTACATCAGGCCCAGCGATCCCATGCCTCCCGCCGCGTCAATCGCGGAGGCGCTCGCGGGAAAATTCACGCCCAGGCCGTGCCCGCTGAGACCCGGGCTTCCGTAGTCGGGCGTGTAGCCGCCGCCGACGGGGTCGGCCGGCGTCGTACTCCCCGCACCGCCGGGGGTAATCCAGTAATCCCTGCTTCCGACCACGTTGCGGTACAGGCCGCCCCACCGGACGCCCAGGTCACGAGCCGTGTCGCTCGTGGTTTCCACGATGTTCGCCTCGATGCGCACCTGCGCCGTGGGCCGGTCGATCTTTTCGACGAGGGGAATGATCTTCTCGAAGTCCGCCCGGGTCGCCTGGACAATCAGCGAGTTGGTGTGCTCGCTTACCTCTATTGAACCGTGGGACGTGTTATCCTCCTTCCGCGTCAGGAATATCATCAGTTCATCCTTCAACCGCTTGGCATTGGCGTAATCCACGGGAATCACCATGGTGTGGAGCGGCGCGAGCCTGGACCTCAAAACCTCCTGCTCCAGGCGGCGCTCCCGGATTGCCTCCATCTGAAGATCGCTTTCCAGGTCCTGAAGCGTGGCGACCCTGATAATATCCCCCTCCCACATATAGGTGAGCGCCTGGGAGCGGAGGATGCCCACGAAGGCCTCGTTCCAGGGGACCTTGTTAAAATCGACGCTTATGACCCCACCCACTTCCGACCGTATGAGGATGTTCTGGTCCGCCGCCCGGGCGAGGGCCCGAAGGACCGTGGCCACATCGGCATTGCGCATCTTCAGGCTGACGGACTTGTCGGGCAGATCCCGCGTCTTTTCAACGGCCGCAAGAGCCGGGGATCGGGGCTGGAACTCTGCGGGATCGCCGGGGATATCCATCACCCTCTTGCGCGCCGATGGCGAAGCCCCCTGGTTTTCCTCGGCCATGGTGCTCCACTTTTCGAAGAAGGGATCGATGGCGGTCTCCTGTTTCGCCGCGCATCCCGCGAGGAAAAAGAGCAGAACACAGCAGAGAAGCAAACCCACAGTCCCCGTCTCGATGCCGTTCTTCACGATCGAACCCTCCCGGCAGTCAGCGCCTGCCTGTCCAATAGCTTTCATGAGTGGCTACTCCTCCACAAAGGGAACGGTTATCTGCCGTCCCTCCTGATCTACAATAACAACCTGCCGGGGCGTCACGCTCCGCAGGATGTAACCGGGGACGTCCATCGATTCACCGGTGTGGTAATCGATGCCGTTGATAATGGCCATCCGCCTTGCTCCCACCTCGAGGTAGCCCGTGTACAGGAAACCGATCTCCGCCATGTCCGACACGACCGGAACGCCCGCCGCCGTGACTATCCCGGTGAAGAAGGGGTCCCGGGTCCATCCCGTGCCTGCCAGTTCGATGGCATAGGCGTCGTCGGGCGAAACCTCGGTCTCTTTCATGGCGGTCGCCATGGAGCTTACCAGTTCGTCGGTCTGGCGCAGCGCCTGTTCCCGGGACACCGTGTCTCGTTCAGGCGGCGCGATCCTCTTCTTCAGCACCACGTCGTAGAGGCCGTAGAGAAGGACGACGACCACGACAATCAGGATAATCCGTTCTCGCTTACTGAATTTCTTCACCGTATGACCCCCGGCCTCCCTTCAGCCCCACCCATGAGGTTCCCTCATCATTGTGTCGTCAGGACCCACATCTTCAGCGTTATGTGCTTGTTGGCCCCCCCGGCCTCGGGTCTCCTGACGGACACCGATTCGATGCCGCCCATGTAGGACAGGCGGGCCATCGCCATCAGCAGTTCACGAAAGGCGAAATACTCTCCCATGACCGCCATTTCAACGGCCAGAAGCCCCGGGGTCTCGTCCATGGTTTCGAGCCGCGGCACCACGGAAATGACCGACACCCCCGCATCGCCGGCCAGTTCCCTGAACCGGGGAATGATATCCGCTATGTCTTCCCTCGGGAAGCGGGTCTTCTCATCGATGATGAGCGCCGGGGGAATCTCCAGGGGCGTCCGGCTCGCGAGACGTTCGTACACGGGCATGAGACGCCGCTGTTTTTCCTGACGAAGCTCGAGTTCCTCGATCGTCCGGTCCAGTGATGCGACGGAAACCGCGGCGGGCCGGATCAGCAGGATAAAAAAGAGCGCCAGGACCAGAACGCCGATGACGATTATGAGAGCCAGGCCGTTGCGGGATACGAGCGTGCGGGCACCCTGTCCGTTCATGTGGACGCTCCCTTCATGGCAGCCGTCAGGGTGAAGCGAAGGACGCTTCTCCCGTCCATGACCTCGCTGCTCTTCGCGTTGATGACCACCCGGTCAAAGAGCGGCGATGTCTGCAGGTTCATGACATAGGCGATCAGGTCCGCCTCCAGGCTGTCCACGGGGCTTTCGGGCCGTCCCAGGACAAAACCGTCGATCATGGCGTTCCGGGCCGTCCTGGGGAGGACCGGCGTCGCCCCCCCGGCACCGTTCATTCCCAGATCGGCCCTGACGCTCATGAGCCGTATGCTCTCCGGCGTAATCGCCGAAACCTCGCCGAAGAGCGCTACCGAAAGGAACCGCGCTTTCGTCTCGGACACGATCTGCCGTTTCCCCCGCAGGTCCGCCATCATTCCCGCCAGCATCGTCTCGTTCACCGCGACTCCCCGGGCGAGATCCGCCTCGATGGCCGCCACGCGGGCGTTCCTGTCCGATTTCTCGCTGAGGATCCAGGCGTACCAGCCGATACCCGACAGCAGGAGCACACCCAGCACGGCGGCTACCGCCGCGTTGGCGACGAGGAACCTCTTCCTCTTGTCCCGGTCTTTCCGGGTGAATATCAGGTTGAGGGACCGGGAGGAATGGGAGAGCGCGACTCCCAGCACGGGGACGAGACCGGACCGCACCGACAGGCTGTCGCCGGCCGTCACCCCGAGAACCCAGGGATGGGCCGGATTGAGCGGGTCGAGGACCGTGGCGGGAATGTTGATCTGCGACCCTATGTAGTCCACCATGGGCCGGTAGATGTTCATGCCCATGGAAACGTATATCTCGCTGATGCTCTCCCGGCCCAGATTCACCGTGTAATGCTCGAAGGTCCGCTCCACCTGCCTGACGAGTCGCTCCACCGCCGGGGCGGCGAACCGGAATATCGTCTCTTCGTCCAGGCCGTACTGCCCCATCAGCTCCTTCTCAGGCGCCGAATCGGGACTCAGGGCCCTCAGGAGGCTCCCGGCGTCATCGAGGCTCATCTCCAGGGGTGCCGATTCCGGCGCGTCGGCGGGCTCATACCCCGGCCGCATGTTCCGCCGGCCGGCATACTCGTCCACCAGGGATTCCACCATGCTGCCGAGGCCCGCCTTGGTACCGCGGGTCATGACCAGGTTGCCGTTCGAGTAGATGTCGATCCGGGACCAGTCGCGCCCGATGTAGAGGGATGCCACCGTGCGATCCAGAGCCGGAACCCATCCGGTGCGGAAGATGTTCCGGACGGCGAGAGGAGCGATGGTCAGCCCCGCAAGGGGATAGCCCGCGGCGCTGAAGAGGGCGCTCATTTCCCGGACGTCCTTCTGGGGGACCACGTAGAAAAGGACGCTGTATTTCTCGATGCCGCTCTCGACGACCTCGCCCTGAATCTCGAAATCGAAGACCGTCGTTTCCTCGTCAAACTCAAGTTCCTTCTTCGCCGACCAGAAAACGGCATTCCTCAATTCCCGCCTGGCGACCTTGGGAACGCTGATGTTGCGCACCTCGGCGTTCGCCGCGGACATCATGGCCCAGAGGCTGACGGTTCTCGGCGGACCGCAGTATGCTCCAAGTGTTTCTTTAAGAAAAAGCTGAAAGGCCGGTGTGCCCCGCTCCACCCCCTCCGGGAAAGGAACGGCTCTGTAATCGACCAGGCGCCACCCCCCGGCGGCCGTCGGCTCGACCTTGACGATCCGTACCTCCGTGTAGCCGATATCGACGCCCGCCGACAGGCCTTTCTGCCTGGGCCCGGCACCGGCGGTGACGGGGATCTGAGGCCGTATGGGAGTTTCAGGTTTCGGCGGGTCCTGTATTTCGGGGGAAACTCCCCCCCGGATGACATCAAGAAGCTTTTCAGTGGAAGTTATCTCTTTATCTGAAGCCACGATATTCCCGCCCCCGATGAATTTTCAGATCAGCCCCCAACAACACATGACGACACATGACGACAGACTTCAAGTTGCCAAGAATAGTAAAGAAAAGAAATCACTATGTCAAGCAGTTTTTCAACAAAACCTTCTTCCCTTCGGTAACATTTATTTATGAGGCAACAGGCTCGTACCATACTGCAGCCGAATGGTCCACTGAGACCGTTAAAAAAACGATCACTCGTGTCATTTCGACCGCCCCTGCCGTCATTTCGACCGAAGGGAGAAATCTTCCAACATATCGATAGTAAAGAAATATTTCTCGTCGCTTTTCCGGCACACCTCCGGCCGCTCCGGTTGTGTTCCGTTACGCCGTGCTTCCTTCGGTCACGCACGTTCCGTGCCGATAAAGACCGAACACAGGGAAGAAACGGTCCGATTCGCGGCCCCCAAAAACCATCAATTCCCGTCAAGGCACCACAAAAAAGCAACATATTGTGTAGATATCACCACCATGCCGTGAAGATATCCTCCGGGCGCGACCGCGGGCATCCCTCCCCGCCGCCGGGCGGGAGGGACCACCACAAAACTACAACATACGTATATACAACGACTTGCCCCGCTTCCGGCGGACAACCATCCTCCACAACGGGCCGGCTGTGTCAAGTGCGTGCGAACGTGGCACACACAATGCATATACCAAAGGCAGGTTTCAGCAGATAATCCAAAAATAAATACAGTAAGGAGGAACACCTATGAAACTGATGCGACGCAAAGAAGGACAGCGAGGTTTTACCCTCATCGAGATCATCGCCGTGCTCGTGCTCCTGGGCATTTTAGCATCCGTGGCGATTCCGAGATTTTTTTCTATGCAAAAGGATGCCGCAGATAAGGTAGCCGATTCAGCCCTTGCGTCGGCCTACTCGGCTTTATCTATGGGCTACGCTGCCAAATTGATCGGAAATCCTCAAGCCCCCGATAGCCCTGCAAAAGCATGCAGTGATATCGAGCTCACAGGGGATACAATTACTGATATCGCTTGCGAGGGCACGTCTTGGGGAGGCGGGGAAGTTACAATAACTGTGACATATGACGGAGGAAGCTCGAGTACGAAAACAGGAACATGGAAAACCCCATGACGAAACGATGAATACACCCTGCGTGATGTATATCGTAACGGAGCCGGTCTGCAAGGCAGTCCGGCTCCGTTTTTTGATCGAATACAGCCAATACCTTATCGCTGTTGTAACTGCTCGTGACAACTATCGCTTATGATTGAGATAACATGTTCTGGGTCCGGACAATAGACGTGTGCAGGGTCGCCCACCTTGAAATTACGTATGAACTCGGACCAGCGCTTTGATCCTTTCAAAATAATTAATCTTCCAACTGATTGCGCGAGCTTGTCCCTTTCTTGCAGTATGTTGTAAAGTTCAACAAGGGCAAGATGCCCCTGGATACTGTCTGGATGGCGCTCAATGAATTTTTCCCAAAAGAGTGCCGATCGCTCTATTTCACCACCCCTCCGTAAGGTCTCTCCTAGAATACAGAAAGCATATGATGCACCCGAGTTGAGGGACAGAGCATAACGCGCCTCTTGCATGGCCTGTTCATGCTTTTCCAGTTTGAGCAGAACAAATGCGTATAATAATCGCAACGCATCGTTATCAGGCCATATATTAATAGCTTCCACAAGCCTTGCCTCGGATTCAGCAAAAGCACCTTTGTTAGCGAGCGCACCCGCCGATCCGTGATGTGCCGGCCAGTAGGCCGGGTGGACCTTGAGTGCTGCTTCAAAAAACATAAGCGCACCGTTAAAATCTTTTTTTACATGAGAATAGTACGAGCCCAAGTTATTCAAAGTGACTGCCTCATTCAACAGGTTGCTATAATTATTCAGCAGCAGGGCTTTTGTATAAAGTTCATAGGCTTTATCGTGTAATCCAAGCAGACTGTATATCTGCCCTAAATTTTTGTGAGGTCGACTCAGATTGGGTGCTTTATCCACATTGTCAGACCACAGCAATGCAGGATGGTGAAAAAGAGCATTACGTTCGACCACCACATGGCCTTGGGCGTAAAGAAGAAAGGCGAACACAATGACAGCCATAAATTGAACTGATTTTCTGTAGGAGAAATAGCCCATGGTATAGATCATCGCTACGGCAACAGGGACAAACAAAAACATCGAAGGAATGTAATTCCGGTGCTCGTAAATCAATTCGAGAGGAATAAAGGTGCTTTCAACGATGTGGTTCAGAAAGTAAAAGAGGATCGAAAACGATATCAAAGGGTGCCTGCGGGCCAGGTACAGTGCAAGTACGACAAGGCCCAGGATCAGGGCCATGGCCGGCATTGTCGTCCAGGGCGTTATGAGCGAGGTGGAAAGCTCGATATCATGGATCAAGGTCAAACGGGATGCGAGAGGATAGAAAAGAAGGCTGAGGTACCAGATGACGATCCTCGGCTGCGTCAAAAGCCGCTCGACAAGCGTAAAGGGCCGGTTCTCGTAGGCGGCGCCTGAAAGAATCGCCCCGATATTCGCATACCAGAGTCCCAGGGCACCGACGACCAGGGCCACGGGCACGAAAACCTTCAGGTTCCTGATGACGTTTTCACGGCTCGCCCCCTGGATCAGAAGCAGGTCGAAGAGCCAGATGCCCAAGGGAAGAAGCACCGCGTTTTCCTTGGAACCCGCGGCGAGGGCGCCCGACAGGAGACAGAGCCCCCACAAAAGGGCCCTGCTTCGGTTCCCCTCGGCGGTCCTCCCTTTCAGGTACAAATACATGGCCATGATATAAAACAGGCCCGCCATGCTTGCCATTCGCTGCACTATGTAGGTGACCGCCGTCACCTGCAGGGGACTGGTCGCCCAGAAGAGGGCGGCCAGCAGGGCGGTGCTGTAGGCCGTGGGGCCATATCGTTCCCGGAGGGACGGAAGATTGAGGGTGTTGTGAATAAGGAGAAACAAAAAGACGGCAG of the Syntrophales bacterium genome contains:
- a CDS encoding tetratricopeptide repeat protein produces the protein MITGADGFDLHVRWRFPGGRQYVFACIALFVFLFVIYSNSFQGAFVFDDAHNIVENRHIHLKSLDWNSIKQTFYGIEGRKISRPVSYFTLALNYYFHGLDVFGYHVVNFIIHYLAAVFLFLLIHNTLNLPSLRERYGPTAYSTALLAALFWATSPLQVTAVTYIVQRMASMAGLFYIMAMYLYLKGRTAEGNRSRALLWGLCLLSGALAAGSKENAVLLPLGIWLFDLLLIQGASRENVIRNLKVFVPVALVVGALGLWYANIGAILSGAAYENRPFTLVERLLTQPRIVIWYLSLLFYPLASRLTLIHDIELSTSLITPWTTMPAMALILGLVVLALYLARRHPLISFSILFYFLNHIVESTFIPLELIYEHRNYIPSMFLFVPVAVAMIYTMGYFSYRKSVQFMAVIVFAFLLYAQGHVVVERNALFHHPALLWSDNVDKAPNLSRPHKNLGQIYSLLGLHDKAYELYTKALLLNNYSNLLNEAVTLNNLGSYYSHVKKDFNGALMFFEAALKVHPAYWPAHHGSAGALANKGAFAESEARLVEAINIWPDNDALRLLYAFVLLKLEKHEQAMQEARYALSLNSGASYAFCILGETLRRGGEIERSALFWEKFIERHPDSIQGHLALVELYNILQERDKLAQSVGRLIILKGSKRWSEFIRNFKVGDPAHVYCPDPEHVISIISDSCHEQLQQR